In one window of Streptomyces sp. NBC_01224 DNA:
- a CDS encoding NAD(P)-dependent oxidoreductase, which translates to MRIAVFGANGLTGRRLTDQALAAGHEVVAVTRRPGSLPARPGLAVAVAAATDPAAVDAAIGGTDAVLSALGARFSKETITTYSASATVITRAMARHGIKRLLAVSSSIADPNWRPTGAHFFNHVLDPLVNRRLGRTLHEDMRRMEAVIRQTGLDWTSVRPSGLFEHLVVTDYHTAETSADGVFTARADLAASMLRELAERRYVRTAMGVITTSMKPNIAKLIWEGVKKK; encoded by the coding sequence ATGCGTATCGCAGTCTTCGGTGCCAACGGACTGACCGGCCGCCGCCTCACCGACCAGGCCCTCGCCGCCGGCCACGAGGTCGTCGCTGTGACCCGCAGACCCGGCTCCCTGCCCGCGCGGCCCGGCCTTGCCGTGGCCGTCGCCGCCGCCACCGACCCGGCGGCTGTCGATGCCGCGATCGGCGGGACGGACGCCGTCCTCTCCGCGCTGGGCGCGCGCTTCAGCAAGGAGACCATCACCACGTACTCGGCGAGCGCCACCGTCATCACCAGGGCCATGGCCCGCCACGGCATCAAGCGGCTGCTCGCCGTCAGCTCCAGCATCGCCGACCCGAACTGGCGCCCTACCGGCGCGCACTTCTTCAATCATGTGCTCGACCCGCTGGTGAACCGACGTCTCGGCCGCACCCTTCACGAGGACATGCGCCGCATGGAGGCCGTGATCCGTCAGACGGGCCTCGACTGGACCTCCGTCCGGCCCTCGGGCCTCTTCGAGCACCTCGTCGTCACGGACTACCACACCGCCGAGACCAGCGCCGACGGCGTCTTCACCGCCCGTGCCGACCTCGCCGCGAGCATGCTGCGCGAATTGGCGGAGCGGCGGTATGTCCGTACGGCCATGGGCGTCATCACCACGTCCATGAAGCCGAACATCGCCAAGCTGATCTGGGAGGGCGTGAAGAAGAAGTGA